TAGGGGTTTTTCCCCCGGGATTCGGCCTGAGCGGCGAACCAAGATTCAATTTGGTCTTCGGGCATACCCGACAGACGGATGACTTGCTTGAGGGGGCTTCCTTCCATGGAATCTCCTGCGTCATGAGTTTCGAGAGGGACCTTTAGACTTTCAATTAGGCCCCTATTTCAAAGACTTAGTTATTGAATCAAGGGGTTAATCGAAAGCATACTGGGGCCCATCGATTCCCGACCGAAGTCGGGGGTGCGGAAGGGCTTTGGCTTATCTATGGAACAAACAGTTCTGATTACCGGCGGCGCCGGCTTCTTGGGATCGCATTTGGCGGAAAGATATCTTCTTTCCGGCCATCGCGTCATTGCCCTGGATAACTTCGCCACCGGACGCCAAGAGAACATCGCCCTTCTACAAAAGGTGGCTGGTGACCGCTTCCTTTTCATCGAGGCCGACGTCTGCAAAGACTGGTCGACTTGGATTCCGCGGATCCCGGCCTCATGGATGACGGGGCTGAAAAGTTGTTTCCATTTCGCGTCTCCGGCCTCGCCGCCGCATTATCAACGCTTGGGAATCGAAACGATGTGGGTGAACACACTCGCGCTCGAGCATTGTCTGCGTTTCGCGGATCAGTTGGGCGCGCACGTGACGTTCGCGTCGACGAGCGAAGTGTACGGCGATCCCGAGGTTTCTCCACAAACCGAAAGTTATCGCGGCTGGGTTAATACCTGGGGACCGCGCGCTTGTTACGATGAAGCCAAACGTTTCGGCGAAGCGCTGATTTACACTTGGAACCAAAAGCGCGGCACCCAACACGGCTGCGTGCGGATTTTCAATACCTACGGTCCGCGTATGAATCCCGTCGACGGTCGCGTGATCATCAACTTCCTGGTGCAAGCATTGAATGATCAGAAGCTGACGATCTACGGAACCGGTCAGCAGACGCGCAGCTTCTGCTACGTCGACGATCTGGTGGATGGGATCGTTCTGTATTCGACTCGCCGTCTTTCGCGTCCCGTGAACATCGGTAGCGAGGGCGAGTTTTCGGTGAAGGAACTGGGCGAGATGGTTCGTCAGATCTTCGCCCACAAAAATTTGGAATTCGAATATCAACCGCTCCCGGCGGACGATCCCAAGCAACGTCGTCCGGATCTGACTCTGGCGCGCGAGTGCCTTGCGCCCTGGGGTGGACCGAAGGTGGATCTGAAGTCGGGTCTTTTGCGCATGGTGGATTGGCTCGATAAAGAGCTGCGTTCCAAGCCGGGCGGCCTGGCGACGGCCCCGAGCCCGAAGGTTCAACACCAATGAGCCGTCCGGAAATCCTCGTCACGGGTGGGGCCGGTTACATCGGAAGCCATACGTGCAAGCTCCTCTCGCAACGGGGTTTCACGCCCGTCATCGTCGACAATCTGGTTTATGGACACGAATGGGCCGTGAAGTGGGGACCGCTTTATCGCGGGGAGCTTTCGGATCGCGAATTTCTGCGCTCCGTTTTTCAAAAACATAAAATTCAGGCGGTTCTTCATTTCGCGGCGTACGCGTACGTCGGTGAAAGCGTGAAAGACCCGTTGAAGTACTACACGAACAACGTCGCGGGTTCGCTGAGCCTGATGAGCGCCGCGGTCGAGGCGGGAATTCCGCGTTTCGTATTCTCCAGCACCTGCGCGACCTACGGAGAGCCGGAGCGTATGCCCATCGCCGAGACGACGCCGCAAAATCCCGTCAATCCGTATGGGGCGTCGAAGCTGATGATCGAGCGGGCCTTGAAAGATCTGAGTGCCGCCGCGCCCCTACAAGTGGTCGCGCTTCGCTACTTCAATGCCTGCGGCGCGGATGTCGATGGCGAAATCGGCGAACACCACGATCCCGAAACGCATTTGATTCCGCTCGCGCTCGAGGCGGCGCACGGCAAACGTGAGTTGACGGTTTTCGGAACGGACTATCCCACGCCGGATGGGACTTGCATTCGTGATTACATCCATGTCACCGATCTGGCCGAGGCCCATGTGATGGCCATGGACTGGATGACTCGCAATACCTCTGCGAAGTTCGAGGTTTTCAACCTCGGCACGGGTCAGGGTGTGTCGGTGCGTGAGTTGATCGACACCGTGGCGCGGATCACGGGCCGACAGGTTCCCGCGAGAATGGGCGCCCGCCGCGCGGGGGATCCGCCGGTCCTCGTCGCCACGGCCGCGAAAGCGAAAGAGCTGATGGGCTGGGAGCCCCGCCATTCGGGGCTCGAGAACATCGTGCGCACCGCGGATAATTGGTATCGCAAACATTTCGGTGCGGAGGTCGAACGATGAAAATCGTTTACCAAGCCTACGGGCGTGAAGACATCGTTCGCCAGGTTCTTTTTTCGGTCGTCAGTTTGAAGTCCCGCGCGGAAAGCACCGAGGGTTGGACGATCGAGATTTACACGGATCAACCTGATCGTTTGCAGAGCTTTTTCGCGGGTTGGCCCGAAGTGAAAATCGTGCCGATCACGACGGCCGACATTCAGGGCTGGCGTGGGGCGATTGATTTCGTTCACCGCGTGAAACTGAAAATTCTCGAGAAGGCGACCGAAAGTCTGCATGAACCTTTGATTTACTTGGACGGAGACACCTACTTCGCGAAGGATCCGACCGCTTTATTCGCGCAGATCTCGCCGACGCGCTCTTTGATGCACATTCGGGAATCCCGTTTGGATGAAGCGCGGGACCCGCTGACGAAAAAGATCGCGAAATTCGTGCGCAAAAATTCCTTCTCGGTTGATGGTGCGTCCACGCAGATTCCCCAAAGTTCCGAGATGTGGAATGCGGGCGTCATCGGAATTCATCCGGCGAACTTCCAGCTTTTGCCTTTGATGGTCGAGTTGACCGACCAAATGTACGGCCGCTACCAAAAGCACGTCATGGAGCAATTGGCGGTCTCGTACCTTCTGCAAACGAAAACGGTCGTCGCCTCCAGCCACCTTGAGGTCATTCATTATTGGCCGAGCAAAGAGGCCTTCGATGCCGCCATCGGTAACTTCCTGGCGTCGCGGACGAACGCGAGTGAGGCGCTGGCGACGATCGGCGATTTCCATTGGCCCGCGCCGATTCAGCCGCAGATCAAACGCAGCTGGCTGAGCCGTCTTTTCGGTCCCTGATTCTAGCGGGTGTCGTGATCCCGACACCTGTCGAGACGTGGACGACAGCTTCGGGCACCGTCTCAAATCGAGATTCGCTTTTCCTCCCTCATTCGAATTCAGCGCGTGCTGAGCGTCGGGAACGTCTCGTAATCTGACGTTTTTTCGGTACGAAATTCGCAATAGCTTAGGGTTGAAAGGTACGGGAAGCGACGTGAAAACCTTGAATTTGACCATGGCCATGATCGTTTTCTTCGGAAGTTGGATGCCCCAACTGGCCGAAGCGCGCACGGCGAAATCACGGAAAATCTCGCGCGACTCTTCAAGTGCGCGCGTTATCCGTGAAGAGATGGTCCCCGTCACCACTTACGTTCAACCGGCGGCCCCGGTCGCGGGTATCGGTGCGAATAGTTATATTCCCGCTCCTCAACCGACGACTCAATATGTTTACCAGGCGCCCGTGCAACCCGAGCAACCGAATATGTTGCTGACGATGGCGCCCGCCTTGATCCAGGCGTTGATGGCCCTGACGAAAAACTTCTCGAGCAGCGGTTCGACGACAGCATCGAGCCCGCTGGCGAACGATCCGACCGCAAACATGACCGAATCGCAGATCAATACGCGGACGTACACGAATAACCAACCCGATGCGCTGGCGGATCTGAACGCGACATCGCACGATGACGATACGCCGGTACAGGTCCCGGGGGCTTCGCCTTCGCGGACAATTTCCGAGCACGGACATTTACACTCGATGAAACGCGACGAAGCGACGGCCATGGGGCAATGCCTTGCACCCGTGAACACCGTTGGCGAAGCGAAGCGGATTCTTGTTCGTAACAACGTGCAAGTCGGCCGTGAAACCAATGATCGTCAGTTAATTTCGGTCGCGATGGGAATCCAGCAACTTCAGCTGTTGAGTGGAAATCGCGCGAACTTCGTTAGCGGCGCGACCTTCCGCTTCTTGAAAAACAGCCGCTACTCTTCGCAACGCCCGAACGGGATCTACATGGGTGCCAATCACCAAGACGGCAACGTCTCGCACGTCATGCACGAGCTGGGACACTACGCGGGCAATCAGGGACTGTATGCGGGCTACAAACAGCTCGGTCGCTGCAATCTGACAAGTTACTCGCATAAAGTTTGGAGCGCCGAAACCGCGCGCAATGAAGAGTTCGCCGAAGCCTTCGCGGCTTTCGTGGCCTCGCCGGGCCGCTTGCGTGATTCTCAAGAGCAGGCTTGCCGCGATGTCTTCGCGTACTTTAGCAAACATTATCCCAACGCTCAGAAATACGCGATTTGCGATCGCAACGCTTTGATCGCGGCCGTCAAGAATGGCGGACAGGTTGAAGTCGCTTCGGCCGATCGCCGCACGGCGAGCGATCAGCGCGCGGTTCAGTAAACGCGCGCCGTTCACCCTTTCCCAAAGTTGAAGACTAAGTTTGTGCGCCCGGAGCGAAGTTTTTCGGTTTCGAACCGCCGAAAGGCGTGACGCCAGCCGGAGGCTGCATCGGCGGCGGGGGCATCGGATGCGAAGGTTCCGGATCCGCGTCGCGGAAGCGACCGAACTGGCCATCAAAGCGCAGCGCCACGGTGCCGGTGGGACCGTTACGCTGTTTGCCGATGATCACTTCGGCGTGACCCTTCTTTTCATCCGATTTGTCGTAATACTCTTCGCGGTAAAGCATCATGATGACGTCCGCATCCTGCTCGATCGAGCCGGATTCACGAAGATCGGACAGCATGGGCTTTTTCTCGGTACGGCTTTCCACGCCCCGGTTCAGCTGGGCGAGGGCGATGACGGGAACGCGGAGTTCCTTCGCGATGGCCTTCAAGGTTCCGGAGATCTCGGCGACCTCACGTTCGCGGCTATCGACTTTTTCTTTCAGTTTCATGATCTGAAGGTAATCGATCATGATGCAATCCAGACCGTGCTGCGCTTTCAGACGACGGCAGCGCGAACGCACCTCGAAGGGGCTGATGCCGGACGTATCGTCGATGAACAACGGCGCTTCGGATAAGCGGCCAGCCGCATCGATCAGTTTGGGCCAAGCCGAGTCGCTGATTTGACCGGTTTTGAGTTCACCCATATTCACGCGCGCCTCGGAAGCCAGAAGACGCATCATGACCGCTTCCTTACTCATCTCGAGCGAGAAGTAGGCGACGGTCTTCTTCAAACGAAGCGCGATATGTTGAGCGATGTTCAGCGAGAACGCGGTCTTTCCCATGGAAGGACGGGCCGCGAGGATCAAAAGCTCGCCCGGGTTGAAGCCCGAGGTCATTTTATCCAGGCCAGTGAAGCCCGAACCGAGGCCGGTGACGGCCGCTTTTTTCTTAAAGCGCTCTTCAATTTCTTTGATGCTCTGTTTGACCAGTTCCATCGGGCTGACGAGCCCTTCGGTTTGGCGAGCCTCACCAAGGCGGTAGAATTTCCCTTCGGCTTCATCCAAGAAGCCGGCGACGCTTTCGAAGTCTTCCGAGTAGCCCTGGTCGATGACTTCGCCCGAGATGTGAATCGCGCGACGGACGAGGGCTTTTTCCCGCACGATTTTGGCGTGCGTGACGACGTTCGCGGTGGAAACGGTGCGGTTCACGAGCTCGACGAGGTATTCCGTTCCGCCGATCGCTTGGAGCTGATTCTCGCCGGTGAGGTAGTTGGTGACCGTGATGAGGTCGACCGGCTGATTCTTAGCGATCAGGGTTTTGAAGGTCGTGAACAGGATGCCGTGAGCGGGCTTATAGAAATCTTCAGCCGAGATTTGGTCCCCCAAAGAGTCCCAAACCATCGAATCGAGCATGAGCGCGCCCAAAATGGACTGCTCAGCCTCAATATTCTGTGGCGGTAAACGGCCTGCCATCTTCCCCTCCAAGCTGGCAAAAAATTGATCTTTATCTGACAATTCAAGGTGCAGAGAGGCAAGGTAAAAGCACAGCGGCTAGACCCTGAAATGCGCCACGGTCGCGGGACTCCCGGCGATGTTCGTGGAAAACTCTCTGGATAATGTGGGGATAATTTCGGAAGGCGGATTCAGATGAGAATCCGCCTCGGAAAAGGCCTCTTACGAGAGGTGCGGGCCTTTTTTAACGCGGATCTTGTAGGTGTCGATTTTCTTTTTCAGGGTGTTGCGGTTGATACCCAACATCTGAGCGGTTTTCACTTGGTTGCCATTGTAAGCGCGCAAAGCGATCTCGATGAGGGGACGCTCCACTTGCTCCATGACCACGCCGTACAGACCGTTCAGTTCAACTTGAGCTTCGCGCTGTTGTTGGAACAGGACTTCCAATTTGCTTTTCACCAGCTTCTCAAGGCTGACTGCCGACAAGTTTGCGACAAACAGTTGGTCCGAGCTGTTCAGGTTGGGAGTCATGGTACTGCCAAGTTCGACGGGCTGCAGGTTCATATTCACACTTTCCGTTCTGCGGGGTTCGAGAGAAGGGCTCTCGGGGGTTACTATTTTCTGCGGGAGTCGGGTCTTCCTTGGACGATCCGTGGTGAACGAATTCGCTCCAAAAAAGATGTGATCAAACTCCGCGCGTTTCGGGACTCCAAATATATTTATGAAGCTGCAATTGCAAGCGTGCAGGTGATCTTTCGTGCAAAATCTTTTCGGCCAACCAGCGGGGTTTCATTTCTTCATATGATGGACTGTATAAAACCGTGAACTTTCCAAACAAATCATGTTGACGGCAGAAATCTTCGGCCCAAACGAAATCCTCGTCCGTGCAGACGACGAACTTGAACTCCGTTTTTTCATTCAAATGATTGAGATTTTCGCTCACAAACGAATTGGCGGCGCCACTGGAGGGCGTCTTCACGTCCAAAATGGTATGAACCCGGGGATCTACGCCCGCAATGGATTTGCCACCACTTGTTTCAAGCGAAACGCTGTAGCCGCGATCACACAGTTCGGTCATCAGGGTTAGAGATTCTTTCTGGAGTAAAGGCTCTCCTCCCGTCACGCAGACGTGGCGTGCGGGGTGACGCGCGACCTCTTCCAGGATTCGCGCCCGGTCCATGAATTCGCCCTCATGGTAGGAATACTTGGTGTCGCAGTAGGTGCAGCGCAAATGGCATCCCGTGGTCCGGATAAAGACCGTGGGGAATCCCACGAACGTGGACTCGCCCTGGATGCTAAAGAAAATTTCGTTGATTTTGATCACTGCGGGTACGGCTCCGTAAACCTAGACTTTCCAGGGGTCCTGTCATGCGCCTGCGGGGCTGTCAAGGGCGCCCCGGGCGGAAGCCCGGGTCTTTGGAACTGGCCTCCCCAGCCCTTCGGTAACCCCGTAAATTTTGAAGGGTGAACCGCCTAATAACGAAAATGAAATTCGACCTGTTGGCGCTGATTTATTTCGGCGGCGGCATCTTCCTTTCCTTTGCTTTGGCGACCTTCAACCCCAAGGACCCTTCGCTCAATTCGCTGAATTGGAGTCGTGAAGTTCACAATGCCTGCGGGGTCGTGGGTAGCTTCCTGGCCGATCTCTTCCTGCAGGGGGTGGGCCTCGCCGCGTTTCTGATCCCTTTGGCGCTCTTTGCCCTTGCTTGGCGCGATATCGTGCGTGTGGGGGGCAAGCTCAATCCCCTCAAGATCGTTTTCGCGGTCTGTTTGGTGCTGACGGGCGCGGCCCTGTTGAATCATTACTGGCCCGATCACCGCTTTTTTCAGAATGAAATCCGCGCGGGCGGTCTGGCGGGCCTGGGGATCAACCATCTTTTCGTGAAAATCTTCAATCCCGTGGGCGCCCAGATCATGATGTGGCTGGGGTTCTCGCTTTTTGCGGTCTGCTGCTTCGAAATGTCGGTCATGGACCTTTTGGCCCATCCCGGAGCCGCGTTGAAAAAATTGAAGGGACTGCTGGTGCTGTTTTGGGGTGCCCTCGGTAACGCTTTCAAGGGTGACCCCGAGGCCGAGATGAAGGTCAACCGCCTGAAGCTGCAAACCGCGAGCGCCGGGGCCAGCCAAGAAGTGAAAGGCTCAGCCCTGTTCCGAATTTTCGATCGTGATCCCGCGCCGAGCGAAACCAAAAAAATGCCGTTGATCAAAGAGGCCAAACCTCAACCGGTTACGGCTTCCACCAAGTTGAGTCTGATTCCGCAAGTGGTGAACGAGCCCGAAGAGACCGAGGTCGACGACGACGCGGAACGCGCGCCCGTCCCGGTTCGCGTGGAGACGCGCGCGCCGGAAAAGCGCAAGGTCGTGGAAAAGGTGAAAGTCATGCGCCGGATCGAGAACTGGGAGCTTCCCAAGGTCTCGCTGGTGGAGGACCCCCCGCTTTCGCGCATCCGTATCGAAGAGAAAGAAATTCGCCGTAAAGCGGATCTGCTGAAAGAGAAGATGTCGCATTTCTCGGTGCGCGGGGACGTTGTCGCGGCGAAACCGGGGCCCGTCGTGACCATGTTCGAGTTCAAACCCGATGCGGACGTGAAGCTTTCGAAAATTACGGAGCTTTCGGATGACCTCGCGCTCGCTCTGTCCAGTGAGTCACTGCGGATCATCGCGCCGATTCCGGGCCGTGACGTCGTCGGTATTGAAACGGCGAACGCCCAACGCGAAACCGTCTACATGAAAGACATGTTGGTGGACGAGGATTTCTGGCGCGAGGACATCAAGCTGCCAGTCGCATTAGGCAAGCAGGCGAACGGTGACCCGAAGATCGTCGATCTGCGCCGTATGCCCCACTTGATGGTTGCGGGGACGACGGGATCGGGAAAATCGGTCTTTACCGTTTCGACGATCACGGGACTGCTCTTCCGCCATTCGCCCAAAACTCTGCGGTTGATCCTGATCGATCCGAAACAGGTTGATCTGGCCGCGTTCGAGAAGGTTCCGCATCTTCTGATGCCGGTCCTGAACGATTCCCGTGAAGCGGTCCTCGCGCTCAAATGGGCCGTCCGCGAGATGGAGAAGCGTTATAAGTCGATGTCGAAGTTCGGTGCGCGCGGCCTTGAGGATTACAACAAAGTCGTCGCGGATCTTTCGAAGTCGCAGATCGAAGAACATGCGCAAGCGAACGTCGAGCTGGAAAATACGCCCGGTAAAAAGGGCGAAGCTTATTACTATACGCCCCAACCGTTCCTGGTCATCGTGGTGGAGGAGTTCGCCGACTTGATGATGGCCGACAAGGGCGCGGTCGAAACTTCGGTCGTCCGTCTGGCGCAGAAGGCGCGGGCGTGCGGAATCCATTTGATGATCTGTATGCAGAGCCCGCGCAAAGAGGTCGTCACGGGCCTTATCCGCACGAACTTCTCGTCACGGATCGCGTTCAAGGTTTCGGGCGCGATGGAATCGCGAATCATCCTGGACGGCACCGGCGCCGAGCGTTTGCTGCAGCAAGGTGACATGCTCTTCATGGGGCTCGGAAATTCGAGCCTGGTTCGCCACCACGGTCCGTTCCTGAAAGATGGGGACATCGCGGCGGTCACCAAACATTGGAACGATCAGGCGGAACCGGAATTCGATCCCCTCATCATGCGCGCGCTCGAAGGGACGCCCGAAGGCGGCGACTACGACGGCGGGGGCGAGGGTGGAAATGAAGAGTACGATGAAAAGTACGACGAGATCCTGGCTTGGGCCGCGACGCAAAAAGAAATCAGCGCCTCGCTCATTCAACGTCGGTTTCAATTGGGTTATCCCCGCGCCGCTCGTTTGATCGAAACCTTTGAGCGGGAAAATGTCGTCGGACCGGCGAACGGCAGCAAGCCGCGTCAGGTCCTGATCGGCGCTATTGGCTCGATGAGCTCTTAATTCTCTCCGTTTATTCCCTCCGGTTTTGGGGTTGACCCCGACCTTTGTTGTGGTTGGATGTTCACCATCAACCTATTCCACAGGAGGGAATATGATCCGTAATTTGACACTGGCAATGATGCTGACCCTGGGCCTGAGCGCGAACGCAAGCGTTCTGACCGATATCGGAACTCAAGTCGCGAAACAAACCGTTCTGAGCCAAGTCGAAGCGACCGGCCTGAACTTCAAAAAAGGCGACTCGGCGAACTACAGCCTGAA
The window above is part of the Pseudobdellovibrionaceae bacterium genome. Proteins encoded here:
- a CDS encoding radical SAM protein, coding for MIKINEIFFSIQGESTFVGFPTVFIRTTGCHLRCTYCDTKYSYHEGEFMDRARILEEVARHPARHVCVTGGEPLLQKESLTLMTELCDRGYSVSLETSGGKSIAGVDPRVHTILDVKTPSSGAANSFVSENLNHLNEKTEFKFVVCTDEDFVWAEDFCRQHDLFGKFTVLYSPSYEEMKPRWLAEKILHERSPARLQLQLHKYIWSPETRGV
- a CDS encoding DNA translocase FtsK; translated protein: MKFDLLALIYFGGGIFLSFALATFNPKDPSLNSLNWSREVHNACGVVGSFLADLFLQGVGLAAFLIPLALFALAWRDIVRVGGKLNPLKIVFAVCLVLTGAALLNHYWPDHRFFQNEIRAGGLAGLGINHLFVKIFNPVGAQIMMWLGFSLFAVCCFEMSVMDLLAHPGAALKKLKGLLVLFWGALGNAFKGDPEAEMKVNRLKLQTASAGASQEVKGSALFRIFDRDPAPSETKKMPLIKEAKPQPVTASTKLSLIPQVVNEPEETEVDDDAERAPVPVRVETRAPEKRKVVEKVKVMRRIENWELPKVSLVEDPPLSRIRIEEKEIRRKADLLKEKMSHFSVRGDVVAAKPGPVVTMFEFKPDADVKLSKITELSDDLALALSSESLRIIAPIPGRDVVGIETANAQRETVYMKDMLVDEDFWREDIKLPVALGKQANGDPKIVDLRRMPHLMVAGTTGSGKSVFTVSTITGLLFRHSPKTLRLILIDPKQVDLAAFEKVPHLLMPVLNDSREAVLALKWAVREMEKRYKSMSKFGARGLEDYNKVVADLSKSQIEEHAQANVELENTPGKKGEAYYYTPQPFLVIVVEEFADLMMADKGAVETSVVRLAQKARACGIHLMICMQSPRKEVVTGLIRTNFSSRIAFKVSGAMESRIILDGTGAERLLQQGDMLFMGLGNSSLVRHHGPFLKDGDIAAVTKHWNDQAEPEFDPLIMRALEGTPEGGDYDGGGEGGNEEYDEKYDEILAWAATQKEISASLIQRRFQLGYPRAARLIETFERENVVGPANGSKPRQVLIGAIGSMSS
- the dnaB gene encoding replicative DNA helicase; amino-acid sequence: MAGRLPPQNIEAEQSILGALMLDSMVWDSLGDQISAEDFYKPAHGILFTTFKTLIAKNQPVDLITVTNYLTGENQLQAIGGTEYLVELVNRTVSTANVVTHAKIVREKALVRRAIHISGEVIDQGYSEDFESVAGFLDEAEGKFYRLGEARQTEGLVSPMELVKQSIKEIEERFKKKAAVTGLGSGFTGLDKMTSGFNPGELLILAARPSMGKTAFSLNIAQHIALRLKKTVAYFSLEMSKEAVMMRLLASEARVNMGELKTGQISDSAWPKLIDAAGRLSEAPLFIDDTSGISPFEVRSRCRRLKAQHGLDCIMIDYLQIMKLKEKVDSREREVAEISGTLKAIAKELRVPVIALAQLNRGVESRTEKKPMLSDLRESGSIEQDADVIMMLYREEYYDKSDEKKGHAEVIIGKQRNGPTGTVALRFDGQFGRFRDADPEPSHPMPPPPMQPPAGVTPFGGSKPKNFAPGAQT
- a CDS encoding site-specific DNA inversion stimulation factor, with translation MTPNLNSSDQLFVANLSAVSLEKLVKSKLEVLFQQQREAQVELNGLYGVVMEQVERPLIEIALRAYNGNQVKTAQMLGINRNTLKKKIDTYKIRVKKGPHLS
- the galE gene encoding UDP-glucose 4-epimerase GalE, whose translation is MSRPEILVTGGAGYIGSHTCKLLSQRGFTPVIVDNLVYGHEWAVKWGPLYRGELSDREFLRSVFQKHKIQAVLHFAAYAYVGESVKDPLKYYTNNVAGSLSLMSAAVEAGIPRFVFSSTCATYGEPERMPIAETTPQNPVNPYGASKLMIERALKDLSAAAPLQVVALRYFNACGADVDGEIGEHHDPETHLIPLALEAAHGKRELTVFGTDYPTPDGTCIRDYIHVTDLAEAHVMAMDWMTRNTSAKFEVFNLGTGQGVSVRELIDTVARITGRQVPARMGARRAGDPPVLVATAAKAKELMGWEPRHSGLENIVRTADNWYRKHFGAEVER
- a CDS encoding NAD-dependent epimerase/dehydratase family protein; its protein translation is MEQTVLITGGAGFLGSHLAERYLLSGHRVIALDNFATGRQENIALLQKVAGDRFLFIEADVCKDWSTWIPRIPASWMTGLKSCFHFASPASPPHYQRLGIETMWVNTLALEHCLRFADQLGAHVTFASTSEVYGDPEVSPQTESYRGWVNTWGPRACYDEAKRFGEALIYTWNQKRGTQHGCVRIFNTYGPRMNPVDGRVIINFLVQALNDQKLTIYGTGQQTRSFCYVDDLVDGIVLYSTRRLSRPVNIGSEGEFSVKELGEMVRQIFAHKNLEFEYQPLPADDPKQRRPDLTLARECLAPWGGPKVDLKSGLLRMVDWLDKELRSKPGGLATAPSPKVQHQ